DNA sequence from the Trichormus variabilis 0441 genome:
GATCCCAAACTTGGCTTATGGTTGCAGCACTGCACATACTGAGAGAATTTCCCCCAAAGCAAATACTAGAATCTTCCCAAACGTTAGGTAGAGGGGGCTTGTACAGTTGTGTGTCTGGTTTAAATACCCTCCCTTTAATTGCCCACAGGTAATATCTACTACTGCATCCAGCAAATAAGAATGCAGGCATTGGTACAGTAATTACTTCAGGTTCCTGTCCCATAATTTGAATTTGATATTTTTGGGGAGAGTAAAACTGAATAATGGCCTCTCCCTCTGGATTTTTACCCCACCAAATTGTGTTGCTAGAAAGCCATCCAGACGCGGCAGTTTTACTTGTGAAGGCTTTCTCTACTGCTTCAGGAGACAAGAATTTGTATTTAGACTCTTTGCCTTCGCGTTCGACTAAAATAAACTGTCCTTTGAGGATAATTAACTGCCCTAGTAAATCATCTTGAGGAATATTGGCAAGTAGGATTTGGGAGACATTTTCTAAGTTAATTATTGGTAATATATTTGTATCTACATTCATGCTTTTGATGCTTGGTTCCAAATTTTCACTGCTGCTTTTCGAGCAGAAATAGATGTTTCTAACAAATGGCTAACCTCATTTGATTTCTCCATCATCGAGACAGCTTCTTGCCATTTTTGAGCGAGAAATACGATATTATCATAAGTCCATTCCAGCCAATCGCTTGTTTCACACGTAATATCTAGCCAAATATTTTGAGTTGAGTAATCTATAATTCGTATGGCTATATCTAAATATTGCAGGGGACTTTTGTAACGACGACACAGCTTTATGAATTTCTCGAAATAAATTTCTTCTGCTGGAGCAATGTAGTCAGGAGTAAAACCAAAATTTAGTTTCCATTGGCTGATATTGTACCCTTGCCCCATTAATGACAGTAGGAATTTCTCCGAGTATACCAATTCCTCGAAATCTTCATTCCACCACTCAAGTCTTTGTGGTGAAACTAGAATACTATCACGTTCTGGATTAAACTCGATTTCATCGATATATTCTACTGGGAATAGATTTTCATTCACTAGGTTAATAAATTCAATTTCTCTATCTAGATAAGCACTAGTTGGATGTGATTGTTTATTAATAGGTATGGTTGATTCTAACCATTTTTCTGGAAATAATCTTTGATACAGACTTAAGATATTTACTCGTTCGGAAAGATTTCCTAGGTAACTAACTGCTGTTAGACAAGTAATAGGTATTTTGAATGAGTGTATGTTGCCTAGCATAATGAATCAGCCGCTACGAGTTATAGCGGCTATAGATTTGTGATTACAGTACAGGATATTTACTCGTAATAGCAGGTTGCTGTTTAAGGCTTTGAGCAACTTTTTCGCTATAGGTTTCCCAAGATTGACCGAGCTTGATAGCTTTATCTATCTCAGGTTGTAAGGTAATTAAATTTTCGAGATTAATTTGACTGTTTATCTCTAGAAGCTTTATCTGCCATCCTAACTTTAGTGCAGGATTTATTTCTTCATAACTATTTTTCAATTCTCTACATTGGCTTCCTTTAGTACCTGCTTTTTTTACTAAACGAATTGAAACTGTATCATCAGTTGTTTGCCGTTCAATTTCGGCATTAGCATACTCTGGAAAGTAGACGCTAATGGCTGTTTTGAGGGTATTGTCATCCTGGGCGATCGCCTCATCAAGAGGAATTTCTTGCCCTTCGATAATAGCAATGTACTTCATGGTAATTAAAATAGTGACAGTTGGTTATTAGGTGCAGGTTTCTTATCTTTATCTTCAGGTAGGTTACGCTTTTGTACTTGTCTGGATTGTTCCTGTTGATTCTGCTCTTTAGTCTGCTTTTCCATCCTTTGTTTGCAGATATTTAACATTCCTGGGAGAGATTTTTCTAAATCATTTAGCCAGTTATTTATGAAAGGCTGAGATGTTATCTCAGTTAAGTTAATTATCTTAATAATCGGAGGTGCATCTTGGATTCCAATTGTGACAATTGCTTTTTCAGAATTTGGTGTTAACTGAATTGTTATTATGGCGGTTTTGCTTAAAGTTATCCCGCTAGATGAATCTTGACTTGTAACTTCAGTGTTTACTGATTCATCTAATGTTTTTTCTAAATTTAGACTGTCCTGAATATCAGGATTAAAATCTTTACTGCTATAGCTATTTTCAAAGCCAGTTGCATTCTCGTCAGATGATGTTTGATTACTCATGATTAAGAGAGATTAGCTAAT
Encoded proteins:
- a CDS encoding prokaryotic E2 ligase family D protein; this encodes MNVDTNILPIINLENVSQILLANIPQDDLLGQLIILKGQFILVEREGKESKYKFLSPEAVEKAFTSKTAASGWLSSNTIWWGKNPEGEAIIQFYSPQKYQIQIMGQEPEVITVPMPAFLFAGCSSRYYLWAIKGRVFKPDTQLYKPPLPNVWEDSSICFGGNSLSMCSAATISQVWDLFWKSPFNKDLSQGKSKTHPDNICNQLIKLHESKAKSYPSSDLVPVHSWKVTTPEDIINHLFS